The following are from one region of the Noviherbaspirillum sedimenti genome:
- a CDS encoding NADH-quinone oxidoreductase subunit J, translated as MEFTTALFYAFSTIMVIAALRVITARNPVHAALFLVLTFFSAAAIWLLLKAEFLAIVLVLVYVGAVMVLFLFVVMMLDINLEKLRAGFWGYLPLAAGIGVLIVLQMAAVIWRGFLKADQVIPAASASIGGTKELGLLIYTQYIYAFEIAAVILLVAIVAAVALTLRRRKDSKYFSPSDAVKVKASDRVRIVKMKAESNRDAAQPAAPAAEQK; from the coding sequence ATGGAATTTACAACTGCATTGTTTTACGCGTTTTCGACAATCATGGTGATTGCCGCCCTGCGCGTCATTACCGCCCGCAACCCGGTCCATGCCGCGCTGTTCCTGGTGCTGACATTCTTTTCCGCTGCCGCGATCTGGCTCCTGCTGAAAGCCGAATTCCTCGCCATCGTACTGGTGCTGGTGTATGTCGGCGCGGTCATGGTGCTGTTCCTGTTCGTGGTGATGATGCTCGACATTAATCTGGAAAAGCTGCGCGCCGGCTTCTGGGGTTACCTGCCGCTGGCGGCCGGCATCGGCGTGCTGATCGTGCTGCAGATGGCGGCGGTGATCTGGCGCGGCTTCCTCAAGGCTGACCAGGTAATCCCGGCAGCGTCTGCGAGCATTGGCGGCACCAAGGAGCTGGGCTTGCTGATCTATACCCAGTACATCTATGCGTTTGAAATCGCTGCGGTGATCCTGCTGGTGGCGATCGTTGCCGCCGTTGCGCTGACCCTGCGTCGCCGCAAGGACAGCAAGTATTTCAGCCCGTCGGATGCGGTCAAGGTCAAGGCCAGCGACCGCGTGCGCATCGTCAAGATGAAGGCGGAATCCAATCGCGACGCCGCGCAACCCGCAGCTCCTGCGGCAGAACAGAAATAA
- the nuoI gene encoding NADH-quinone oxidoreductase subunit NuoI has translation MEAIKDFFGSLLLRELVKGLALTGRYLFARKITVLFPEEKTPMSPRFRGLHALRRYPNGEERCIACKLCEAVCPALAITIESEQRDDGSRRTTRYDIDLTKCIFCGFCEESCPVDSIVETHHLEYHGEKRGDLYYTKEMLLAVGDRYEKEIAANRAADAAYR, from the coding sequence ATGGAAGCCATTAAAGATTTTTTCGGCAGCCTGCTGCTGCGCGAGCTGGTCAAGGGCCTGGCCCTGACTGGTCGCTATTTGTTCGCTCGCAAGATCACGGTACTGTTCCCCGAAGAGAAGACGCCGATGTCGCCGCGTTTTCGCGGTCTGCATGCGCTGCGCCGCTACCCGAACGGCGAAGAGCGTTGCATCGCCTGCAAACTGTGCGAAGCGGTATGCCCGGCACTGGCCATCACCATCGAATCGGAACAGCGTGATGACGGCAGCCGCCGTACCACCCGTTACGACATCGACCTGACCAAGTGCATCTTCTGCGGCTTCTGCGAAGAGTCGTGCCCGGTTGATTCGATCGTCGAGACGCATCATCTGGAATACCACGGCGAAAAACGCGGCGATCTGTACTACACCAAGGAAATGCTGCTTGCCGTGGGTGACCGGTATGAGAAAGAAATTGCCGCGAACCGCGCGGCCGATGCCGCCTATCGTTGA
- the nuoK gene encoding NADH-quinone oxidoreductase subunit NuoK: MDLSLAHFLVLGAILFAISIVGIFLNRKNIIILLMAIELMLLAVNMNFIAFSHYLGDAAGQIFVFFILTVAAAESAIGLAILVVLFRNQDTINVEDLDTLKG, encoded by the coding sequence ATGGACTTGTCACTCGCGCATTTCCTGGTGCTTGGCGCCATCCTGTTTGCGATTTCGATCGTCGGCATTTTCCTGAACCGGAAAAACATCATCATCCTGCTGATGGCGATCGAATTGATGCTGCTGGCCGTGAACATGAATTTCATCGCGTTTTCCCATTACCTGGGCGACGCGGCCGGGCAGATCTTCGTTTTCTTCATTCTGACCGTTGCCGCGGCTGAGTCCGCGATCGGTCTGGCCATCCTCGTGGTGCTGTTCCGTAACCAGGACACCATCAATGTTGAAGATCTCGATACCCTCAAGGGTTAA
- the nuoL gene encoding NADH-quinone oxidoreductase subunit L, which translates to MAGQLNPNLLLAVPLAPLVGSAIAGLLGTRFFGNVIGRKTSHTVTILGVLIAFLISVQTLLAVLDGATYNGSVYEWMTVAGVKLEVGFLVDSLTAMMMCVVTFVSLMVHIYTIGYMKDDEGYNRFFSYISLFTFSMLMLVMSNNFLQLFFGWEAVGLVSYLLIGFWYTRPTAIYANMKAFLVNRVGDFGFILGIGLLLAYAGSMDYNEVFAKREQLATLTLPGSDWMLLTVACICLFIGAMGKSAQFPLHVWLPDSMEGPTPISALIHAATMVTAGIFMVARMSPLFELSDTALSFIIVIGSITALFMGFLGIIQNDIKRVVAYSTLSQLGYMTVALGASAYSVAVFHLMTHAFFKALLFLGAGAVIIGMHHDQDIRNMGGLRKYMPITWITSLLGSLALIGTPFFSGFYSKDSIIIAVQHANIAGAGFAYFAVMAGVFVTAFYSFRMYFLVFHGEERFGKGHHDHHGDHADEEVSPDHHHGLAPGEKPHEAPLVVTLPLILLAIPSVVIGFFTVGPMLFGEFFNNVIFVSAAHPAMAELARDFHGAVAMGLHGFVTPVFALAAGGVVAAYYCYMVNPRVPAWFFHKFHAVHTLLDNKYYMDKINEVVFAGGARALGGGFWKVGDRGLIDGLIVNGSAQVVEWFARFTRRFQSGYIYHYAFVMIIGVLGFLIWFLPFPFAQ; encoded by the coding sequence ATGGCGGGGCAACTCAACCCTAACCTCCTACTTGCCGTACCACTGGCGCCGCTGGTCGGCTCCGCAATTGCGGGCCTCCTTGGCACCAGGTTTTTTGGCAATGTAATCGGACGCAAGACTTCGCACACGGTCACCATCCTGGGCGTGCTGATCGCATTCCTGATCTCGGTGCAGACCCTGCTGGCGGTGCTGGATGGCGCCACCTACAACGGCAGCGTGTATGAATGGATGACGGTGGCTGGCGTGAAGCTGGAAGTTGGCTTCCTGGTCGACAGCCTGACCGCGATGATGATGTGCGTGGTGACCTTCGTGTCGCTGATGGTGCACATCTATACGATCGGCTACATGAAGGATGACGAGGGCTACAACCGCTTCTTCTCGTACATCTCGCTGTTTACCTTCTCGATGCTGATGCTGGTCATGAGCAACAACTTCCTGCAGCTGTTCTTCGGCTGGGAAGCGGTTGGCCTGGTGTCGTACCTGCTGATCGGTTTCTGGTATACCCGGCCGACGGCGATCTACGCCAACATGAAGGCCTTCCTGGTCAACCGTGTCGGCGACTTCGGCTTCATTCTCGGCATCGGCCTGCTGCTGGCCTATGCAGGTTCGATGGATTACAACGAAGTGTTTGCCAAGCGCGAGCAACTGGCAACCCTGACCCTGCCGGGCTCCGACTGGATGCTGCTGACGGTGGCCTGCATCTGCCTGTTCATCGGCGCCATGGGCAAGTCGGCGCAATTCCCGCTGCACGTGTGGCTGCCCGATTCGATGGAAGGCCCGACACCAATCTCGGCGCTGATCCATGCGGCGACCATGGTGACCGCCGGCATCTTCATGGTGGCGCGCATGTCGCCGCTGTTCGAACTGTCTGACACCGCCTTGTCGTTCATCATCGTGATCGGTTCCATTACGGCGCTGTTCATGGGTTTCCTCGGCATCATCCAGAACGACATCAAGCGCGTGGTGGCGTATTCGACGCTGTCGCAGCTGGGCTACATGACGGTGGCGCTGGGCGCTTCGGCCTACTCGGTAGCGGTGTTCCACCTGATGACCCACGCATTCTTCAAGGCGCTGCTGTTCCTTGGCGCCGGCGCGGTCATCATCGGCATGCACCATGACCAGGATATCCGCAACATGGGCGGCCTGCGCAAGTACATGCCGATCACCTGGATCACGTCGCTGCTGGGTTCGCTGGCCCTGATCGGCACGCCGTTCTTCTCCGGTTTCTACTCGAAGGACAGCATCATCATCGCCGTCCAGCATGCCAATATCGCCGGCGCGGGCTTTGCCTACTTCGCCGTGATGGCAGGCGTGTTCGTGACAGCGTTCTATTCGTTCCGCATGTATTTCCTGGTGTTCCATGGCGAAGAGCGTTTCGGCAAGGGGCATCACGATCATCACGGCGACCACGCCGATGAGGAAGTGTCCCCAGACCATCACCATGGCCTGGCTCCCGGCGAGAAGCCGCACGAGGCGCCGCTGGTGGTGACCCTGCCGCTGATCCTGCTGGCGATTCCATCGGTCGTGATCGGTTTCTTCACGGTCGGCCCGATGCTGTTCGGCGAGTTCTTCAACAATGTGATCTTCGTCAGCGCAGCGCATCCGGCCATGGCCGAACTGGCGCGCGACTTCCACGGCGCGGTAGCGATGGGACTGCACGGCTTCGTCACGCCGGTGTTCGCGCTGGCTGCTGGCGGCGTGGTGGCGGCGTACTACTGCTACATGGTCAATCCGCGCGTGCCGGCCTGGTTCTTCCACAAGTTCCACGCCGTGCATACGCTGCTAGACAACAAGTACTACATGGACAAGATCAACGAAGTCGTATTCGCCGGCGGCGCCCGTGCGCTGGGCGGCGGCTTCTGGAAGGTGGGCGACCGCGGCCTGATCGACGGCCTGATCGTCAATGGCAGCGCCCAAGTAGTCGAATGGTTTGCCCGGTTCACCCGCCGCTTCCAGTCGGGTTATATCTACCACTACGCTTTCGTGATGATCATCGGCGTGTTGGGCTTCCTGATCTGGTTCTTGCCGTTCCCGTTCGCCCAATAA